Proteins encoded together in one Alteribacter keqinensis window:
- the pheA gene encoding prephenate dehydratase, translated as MNVGFLGPAGSFSHVASQTLFPDALHKPYSTIPDSIDAAKEGQINIAVVPLENTIEGSVNITLDYILHYQKLEIIKELTIPIDQHLMVHPDWSSSWQDKITTVFSHPHAVAQCHLFIRKNLPDAKVEHIDSTAAAAKYVSEHPDEPVAAIANKGAAGIYRLDVVQNRINDYQNNHTRFVALSEKTITTKRTIGRTCSQTGIKTTLVITLPEDHSGALHQVLSAFSWRRLNLTKIESRPMKTGLGNYFFIIDVEKELDDILLPGAIKEIEALGCGVSVLGSYPCYLQKT; from the coding sequence ATGAACGTTGGATTTTTAGGACCTGCCGGGTCTTTTTCTCATGTGGCAAGCCAGACACTCTTTCCGGATGCCTTGCATAAACCGTACTCCACCATTCCCGACAGCATTGATGCTGCAAAAGAAGGTCAAATAAATATTGCTGTGGTCCCTCTTGAAAACACCATTGAGGGATCCGTTAATATAACACTTGATTATATCCTGCATTATCAAAAGCTCGAAATAATAAAAGAATTAACAATACCGATTGATCAGCATCTTATGGTGCACCCTGACTGGAGTTCTTCATGGCAAGACAAGATTACAACCGTTTTTTCACACCCACATGCGGTGGCGCAGTGTCATTTATTTATCCGTAAAAACCTGCCTGATGCAAAAGTGGAGCACATCGATTCAACAGCTGCTGCGGCAAAGTACGTAAGTGAACACCCGGATGAACCTGTTGCAGCAATTGCCAACAAAGGGGCAGCAGGCATTTACCGGTTGGATGTAGTACAGAATCGAATTAATGATTACCAAAACAACCATACCCGTTTTGTAGCATTGTCAGAAAAAACAATCACAACGAAGCGCACTATCGGAAGGACTTGTTCGCAAACAGGTATTAAGACGACCCTCGTCATTACGCTTCCGGAAGACCATTCAGGAGCCCTTCATCAGGTGTTGTCGGCATTTTCCTGGCGGCGGCTTAATCTGACAAAAATTGAATCCCGTCCAATGAAAACGGGGCTCGGAAATTATTTCTTTATTATTGATGTGGAAAAAGAACTGGACGACATCCTTCTTCCGGGTGCGATTAAGGAAATCGAAGCCCTTGGATGCGGAGTATCAGTTCTTGGGAGCTACCCTTGTTATCTGCAAAAAACATAA
- a CDS encoding ACT domain-containing protein → MKVVILVKRKTDHFYLVREDMLSEAMLKTVEAKKLLESGKVENVSEAAELLDMSRSAYYKYKDGIFPFHAMVKEKIVTLSIHLEDQSGALSKLLAIIAEEGGNVLTINQTIPLQGRANLTLSIETAAMTSNINRLVYRIETLEYIERVEVIGSGT, encoded by the coding sequence ATGAAGGTGGTGATCTTGGTGAAACGAAAAACAGATCATTTTTATTTAGTAAGGGAAGATATGCTTTCAGAAGCGATGCTGAAGACGGTCGAGGCAAAAAAACTTCTGGAGAGCGGTAAAGTAGAAAATGTGAGTGAAGCGGCAGAGCTCCTTGACATGAGCAGAAGTGCTTATTACAAATATAAAGATGGTATTTTTCCATTTCATGCGATGGTAAAAGAAAAGATCGTCACCCTTTCCATCCATCTTGAGGACCAGTCCGGTGCCCTCTCAAAGCTTCTGGCCATTATTGCAGAAGAAGGTGGGAACGTTTTGACGATTAACCAGACCATACCTCTTCAGGGACGCGCTAACCTTACCCTGTCAATTGAAACAGCTGCCATGACCTCCAATATCAACAGACTGGTATACAGAATTGAAACACTTGAGTATATAGAAAGAGTCGAGGTTATCGGCTCAGGAACTTAA
- the safA gene encoding SafA/ExsA family spore coat assembly protein translates to MKIHIVQKGDTLWKLSQKYGVNFEELKAANSHLSNPDLIMPGMKIKVPSGGVQAKVAGAAKEAPIAGAAKEAPVAAKEAPVAPKEAPKEAPKEAPVAPQKKAPSIKEEKEAPVAKAAPPQQPAYKLQQKMNFNFYKQKQEPKKEYPKAAAPPKMPKPKEQPKKAAPAAKEEPKKAAQKQAPKQQPKMQPKQQPKQQPKTAPQQVKGQQAPKQAQPNQMMPQQVMGMQAQPNQMMPQQVMGMQAQPNQMMPQQVMGMQAQSNQMMPQQVMGMQAQSNQMMPQQVMGMQAQPNMMMPQVMGQQMMPHHHCYPYPISPVMPGCACQGGYGMMPQVMGMQAQPNQMMPQVMGQQMMPNMMMDENMMMNHDDLLNDDDFETDDMDTAGLYQPGDMAHMYGDLTEQQFQPQQMQQFMQNPNWYGANGYGMMNRYHMGQQPYYQGWNQKSQEDENQ, encoded by the coding sequence GTGAAAATACACATTGTTCAAAAAGGTGATACACTCTGGAAGCTTTCGCAAAAATACGGTGTTAACTTCGAGGAGTTGAAAGCCGCAAATAGTCACCTGTCAAATCCGGATCTCATCATGCCTGGAATGAAGATAAAAGTTCCTTCAGGTGGAGTCCAGGCTAAAGTTGCTGGTGCTGCAAAAGAAGCGCCGATAGCAGGAGCAGCAAAGGAGGCGCCTGTCGCAGCAAAGGAAGCACCTGTAGCTCCTAAGGAGGCTCCTAAAGAAGCACCTAAAGAAGCACCAGTTGCCCCGCAAAAGAAAGCACCTTCAATTAAGGAAGAAAAAGAAGCGCCGGTAGCAAAGGCTGCACCTCCTCAACAACCGGCTTATAAATTGCAACAGAAGATGAATTTCAATTTTTACAAGCAGAAGCAGGAACCTAAAAAGGAATATCCGAAGGCAGCGGCACCACCGAAAATGCCTAAGCCTAAAGAACAGCCGAAAAAAGCAGCTCCAGCTGCAAAAGAAGAGCCTAAAAAAGCAGCTCAAAAGCAAGCGCCCAAACAGCAGCCAAAAATGCAGCCGAAACAACAGCCAAAGCAGCAGCCTAAAACAGCCCCTCAACAGGTGAAAGGGCAGCAGGCTCCTAAACAGGCACAGCCAAATCAGATGATGCCTCAGCAGGTAATGGGTATGCAGGCACAGCCAAATCAGATGATGCCTCAGCAGGTGATGGGTATGCAGGCACAGCCAAATCAGATGATGCCTCAGCAGGTGATGGGTATGCAGGCACAGTCGAATCAGATGATGCCACAACAGGTGATGGGTATGCAGGCACAGTCGAATCAGATGATGCCTCAGCAGGTGATGGGTATGCAGGCACAGCCCAATATGATGATGCCACAGGTGATGGGCCAGCAAATGATGCCGCATCATCACTGTTACCCATATCCGATCAGTCCTGTTATGCCAGGGTGTGCATGTCAGGGGGGCTATGGTATGATGCCACAGGTAATGGGTATGCAGGCACAGCCAAATCAGATGATGCCACAGGTAATGGGGCAGCAAATGATGCCGAATATGATGATGGATGAGAACATGATGATGAATCACGATGACCTCTTGAATGATGATGATTTTGAAACAGATGATATGGATACAGCAGGTCTTTACCAGCCTGGTGACATGGCTCATATGTATGGAGACTTAACTGAACAGCAGTTTCAGCCCCAACAGATGCAGCAATTTATGCAAAATCCGAATTGGTATGGTGCCAATGGCTACGGTATGATGAACCGATACCACATGGGCCAGCAACCTTATTATCAGGGCTGGAATCAAAAGAGTCAGGAAGATGAAAATCAATAA
- a CDS encoding Spo0B C-terminal domain-containing protein, with amino-acid sequence MNRDWDPVDLLRHYRHDWLNHLQLIKGNLALGKTERVEVLLDEIIQQAKNESKLSNINGGLLAERLLTFNWEAHNFRLSFEVITDSCHLDTKEMEILHVTERLLEWFDHHCYAGADNHLIFVINEAEGVPVIEFDFQGKLITESVSISDLEQAVGPGEQVEIEEVAMGQEECFIRLHFIIEERL; translated from the coding sequence GTGAATAGAGATTGGGACCCGGTCGACCTTTTAAGGCATTACAGGCACGACTGGCTGAATCATTTGCAACTGATAAAAGGAAACCTTGCTCTTGGGAAAACAGAGCGTGTAGAAGTGTTACTTGATGAAATTATTCAGCAGGCTAAAAATGAAAGCAAGTTATCTAATATTAATGGAGGCCTTCTCGCAGAGCGACTGCTCACGTTTAATTGGGAGGCTCACAATTTCCGTCTGAGTTTTGAAGTGATAACGGATTCTTGTCATCTTGATACTAAGGAAATGGAAATCCTTCATGTTACAGAACGTCTTTTAGAGTGGTTTGACCACCATTGCTATGCTGGTGCGGACAACCACCTTATTTTTGTCATAAATGAGGCAGAGGGAGTTCCTGTAATTGAGTTTGATTTTCAGGGTAAACTGATTACTGAATCAGTTTCGATCAGTGACCTGGAGCAGGCAGTCGGTCCCGGGGAACAAGTGGAGATAGAAGAGGTGGCAATGGGACAGGAAGAATGTTTCATCAGACTCCATTTTATTATTGAAGAGCGGCTTTGA
- a CDS encoding agmatinase family protein, giving the protein MSEKMIYGNTPCFLGAKNLVKSPESVKDVDAIVYGVPWEGAVTWGDYTGCELGPKVMRLSSGRYSGYLPELDHIDVFEHVTLGDMGDVAVTPAEPEDTKNKIKEFAKKIWSTGAFPIALGGDHGITYPIIEALTESAGKKVGIIHLDAHYDNNEHSVGDPYGRGSPFYRLYETEGVRNESLVHLGIHGPRNKAENGRLAKEVGATTLTVNDVREAEDLRKFANEVYDIAAKETDVVYLSICSDVLDHAFNPGGPADGNGLTSYELLTIIYEVCKRGVGGMDFVEVYPQQDATDFSSHFASWIVLYALAGNIHFKKNN; this is encoded by the coding sequence ATGTCTGAAAAAATGATCTACGGTAATACACCCTGCTTTTTAGGTGCAAAAAACCTCGTAAAATCTCCTGAATCTGTTAAAGACGTTGACGCCATCGTTTATGGTGTTCCCTGGGAAGGAGCTGTCACCTGGGGCGATTATACGGGGTGTGAACTCGGCCCCAAAGTAATGAGGCTCTCCTCCGGCAGGTACAGCGGATACCTCCCGGAACTCGATCACATTGATGTGTTTGAACATGTGACACTCGGTGACATGGGAGATGTTGCAGTAACACCTGCCGAGCCGGAGGATACGAAAAATAAAATCAAAGAGTTTGCCAAAAAAATCTGGAGTACAGGTGCTTTTCCTATTGCACTCGGCGGTGACCACGGCATTACCTATCCGATTATTGAAGCGCTTACCGAGTCAGCCGGCAAGAAGGTCGGCATCATACACCTTGATGCCCATTATGACAACAACGAACATTCTGTGGGCGACCCCTACGGACGCGGGTCACCTTTTTACAGGTTATATGAAACGGAAGGCGTCCGTAACGAAAGCCTTGTACACCTCGGTATACACGGGCCGAGAAACAAAGCAGAAAACGGGAGGCTTGCAAAAGAAGTCGGAGCCACCACTCTCACTGTAAATGATGTCCGTGAGGCAGAAGACCTGCGGAAATTCGCAAACGAAGTGTATGACATTGCTGCAAAAGAAACCGATGTTGTTTATTTGAGCATCTGCAGTGATGTCCTCGACCACGCCTTTAATCCGGGCGGGCCGGCAGATGGCAACGGGCTCACATCCTATGAACTCCTGACAATCATTTACGAAGTATGCAAACGTGGTGTTGGCGGCATGGACTTTGTTGAGGTTTATCCTCAGCAGGACGCAACAGATTTCAGCTCTCATTTCGCATCCTGGATTGTCCTTTATGCACTCGCAGGAAACATACACTTCAAGAAAAATAACTAA
- a CDS encoding MetQ/NlpA family ABC transporter substrate-binding protein — MIRKHAGILATFLAGAALLAGCGEDESAGKERKELVLGGTVPYTEMLEWAVQPTLEEMGYDVRIVEFSDYVQPNLSLDDGSLDANLYQHEVYLSAFTETRNMDLSLVIPVPTAPIGIYSEQYDSLGEIEEGSTIGLANDPTNLSRGLTVLRDAGLIEISEDADPIRASPADVTSNPLNLQFKEIEAANLPRSLDSLDLAAVNGNFALAGGMDLNDALVVDNMPPEIQNQIVVRTEDLDEQFVEDIKTAVQSDAFKKVIEEDFEGFNRPDWMED, encoded by the coding sequence ATGATAAGAAAACACGCAGGTATTTTAGCCACATTCCTGGCAGGGGCAGCACTGCTGGCCGGGTGCGGCGAAGATGAAAGCGCAGGTAAAGAAAGAAAAGAACTCGTATTAGGGGGAACCGTTCCTTATACAGAGATGCTTGAATGGGCCGTTCAACCCACGTTGGAGGAGATGGGATACGATGTGCGCATTGTCGAATTCAGTGACTACGTCCAACCAAACTTGTCCTTGGACGACGGGTCTCTCGACGCCAATCTCTATCAGCATGAAGTTTATCTATCGGCTTTTACCGAAACCCGTAACATGGACTTGTCTCTTGTCATTCCTGTTCCGACAGCCCCTATCGGCATTTACTCTGAACAATACGATTCACTCGGGGAGATTGAAGAAGGAAGTACGATTGGCTTGGCCAATGATCCGACAAATCTGTCCAGGGGACTGACAGTTCTTCGCGATGCCGGCCTGATCGAAATCAGTGAAGACGCAGACCCGATACGTGCCTCACCGGCAGATGTAACCAGCAACCCTTTGAACCTGCAGTTTAAAGAAATTGAAGCCGCGAACCTGCCAAGGTCCCTCGATTCTCTTGATCTTGCGGCAGTAAACGGAAACTTCGCCCTTGCTGGAGGAATGGATCTGAACGATGCCCTGGTTGTAGATAATATGCCGCCGGAAATTCAGAACCAGATTGTGGTACGGACTGAAGACCTTGACGAACAGTTTGTAGAAGACATAAAAACTGCCGTTCAATCAGACGCCTTTAAAAAAGTCATCGAAGAAGACTTTGAAGGGTTCAACCGCCCGGACTGGATGGAAGATTGA
- a CDS encoding sensor histidine kinase yields the protein MDTKCTKTKTVVLLLAEEKRSILKSVLVKLPYYRHAQDERVKEKLSELFDTMMEFLDGISDDNLTACGRDVAKFREDKGVNFEEFLNSFDETRFVVAEYIEALPIEKSEKNEALLRLNEFFLLIQKQTCLHSAHLSNIQLKKKEELLHSLEEDRMEILGRISTSFAHEFRNPLTSIKGFVQLLERRMPEDLHEKAYIDYINHEIEGLEENVNQFLMLSNTKNHQDELSETIWFHHLLLSVTEAFRPVCSENDIRLTLEISDTLITKGSEEQLRLAVMKIIHNAVDALMYVNHERTIFIRGQLEDNLNKIYIENNGPKIPDYLLETIFDPFVSTKELGKGLGLSVCKQIIEKHGGTLQCVSGKEKTTFEICLPYG from the coding sequence ATGGACACAAAATGCACAAAAACAAAAACAGTTGTCTTGTTGCTGGCTGAAGAGAAGAGAAGTATTTTAAAGTCTGTGTTAGTAAAACTACCTTATTACCGGCATGCTCAGGACGAACGGGTAAAGGAAAAATTATCAGAACTTTTTGACACTATGATGGAGTTTTTAGATGGAATCTCAGACGATAATCTCACTGCCTGCGGGCGGGATGTAGCAAAATTCCGTGAAGACAAAGGTGTAAACTTTGAAGAGTTTCTTAATTCATTCGATGAGACCAGGTTTGTTGTTGCGGAATATATAGAAGCACTGCCCATTGAAAAAAGTGAAAAGAATGAAGCGCTGCTGCGGCTCAACGAATTCTTCCTGTTAATTCAAAAACAGACGTGCCTCCATTCGGCTCACCTGAGTAATATTCAATTAAAAAAGAAAGAAGAACTCCTGCATTCTCTAGAAGAAGACAGGATGGAGATACTCGGAAGAATTTCCACCAGTTTTGCCCACGAATTCCGTAATCCATTGACGTCTATTAAAGGATTCGTGCAGCTTCTGGAGAGAAGAATGCCTGAAGACTTGCATGAAAAAGCATACATTGACTATATCAATCACGAAATTGAAGGACTTGAGGAGAATGTAAATCAATTTCTCATGCTGTCCAATACAAAAAATCACCAGGATGAACTGTCAGAAACAATCTGGTTTCATCACCTGTTATTATCAGTAACTGAAGCTTTCAGACCAGTTTGTTCTGAAAACGATATCAGACTGACACTTGAAATATCCGATACGTTAATTACAAAGGGATCGGAAGAACAACTGAGGCTCGCTGTAATGAAAATCATTCATAATGCAGTGGATGCCCTCATGTATGTCAATCATGAACGGACAATCTTTATCAGAGGGCAATTGGAGGATAATCTCAATAAAATCTACATCGAGAACAACGGTCCGAAAATACCCGACTACCTTTTGGAAACGATCTTTGATCCTTTCGTAAGCACGAAAGAATTAGGAAAGGGTCTGGGGCTGAGTGTGTGTAAGCAGATAATTGAAAAGCATGGCGGGACACTTCAATGTGTATCCGGCAAAGAAAAAACCACTTTTGAAATCTGTCTTCCCTACGGCTGA
- a CDS encoding LLM class flavin-dependent oxidoreductase yields MTRQIILNAFDMTSAMHNSHGLWKHKESRRHREYTDPAYWAELARLLEKGKFDAVFFAEVLGVYDTYRQSGSPSIRDGLQVPAIDASYVVPFMASVTEHLSFAITVSTTYEQPFTNARKFSSLDHLTDGRIAWNVVTSYLPNAARNFGLSDMVRHDKRYTIADEFLEASYKLWEGSWEDNAVVEDSDNKTLVDPEKVHQINHQGTFFNVAGPHLSAPSPQRTPVLYQAGTSDKGRAFAAKHAECIFVGGPTPEKIREYIDDIREQARRIGRNPDHLKFFSFLNVVVAPTTEEAEQKFAEYDQLWSVDSAKAQFSGASGHDLAFYESLDQDLPFDFKKTEHAHYKQATVDRNRDKKPTIREVLSRFEHIDRETCIVGNPKEVADGIQKQFEASGVDGFNLNHLVSPGDLQAFVDLVVPELQARGLYKTEYKKGTLREKIFEHTDADLPEDHPGYAYKVTKKDLKLKGETVR; encoded by the coding sequence ATGACCAGACAAATCATTTTAAATGCATTTGACATGACGAGTGCGATGCACAATTCTCACGGACTTTGGAAACACAAAGAAAGCAGAAGGCACCGGGAATACACGGATCCTGCTTACTGGGCGGAACTAGCCAGGCTTCTTGAGAAAGGAAAATTTGACGCTGTATTCTTCGCTGAAGTATTGGGCGTATATGATACTTACCGACAAAGCGGTTCCCCCTCCATCCGGGACGGCCTTCAAGTTCCGGCAATAGATGCATCCTACGTGGTTCCGTTTATGGCAAGTGTGACCGAGCATTTATCTTTTGCCATCACCGTGAGCACAACTTATGAACAGCCCTTTACTAACGCCAGGAAATTCTCAAGCCTTGACCATTTGACCGACGGACGCATTGCCTGGAACGTGGTCACCTCTTACCTGCCCAATGCAGCAAGGAACTTCGGCCTGAGCGACATGGTCCGCCACGACAAACGCTACACGATTGCTGACGAGTTTTTGGAAGCGTCCTATAAGCTCTGGGAAGGAAGCTGGGAGGACAATGCGGTTGTTGAAGACTCGGATAACAAGACACTTGTGGATCCAGAAAAAGTTCATCAAATTAATCACCAGGGAACGTTTTTCAATGTTGCCGGTCCCCATTTAAGTGCTCCTTCCCCTCAGCGGACGCCGGTTCTTTACCAGGCGGGCACGTCGGATAAAGGCCGGGCATTTGCCGCTAAACACGCCGAATGTATTTTTGTAGGAGGACCGACACCGGAAAAAATCAGGGAATACATTGACGATATTCGGGAGCAGGCCCGCCGGATTGGACGGAATCCTGATCACCTGAAGTTCTTCTCCTTTTTAAATGTCGTAGTTGCCCCTACCACAGAGGAAGCTGAACAAAAATTCGCTGAGTACGATCAGTTGTGGAGTGTCGATTCTGCGAAAGCCCAGTTCTCAGGAGCGAGCGGGCATGACCTGGCTTTCTACGAATCTCTGGATCAGGATCTTCCCTTTGATTTCAAAAAAACGGAACACGCTCACTACAAACAAGCAACCGTGGACCGTAATCGGGATAAGAAACCGACCATCCGCGAGGTTCTAAGCAGGTTTGAACACATTGACCGGGAGACCTGCATTGTCGGGAACCCAAAAGAAGTAGCCGATGGAATTCAAAAACAGTTCGAAGCTTCAGGAGTGGACGGCTTTAACCTGAACCACCTTGTTTCACCTGGTGATCTTCAAGCGTTTGTTGACCTCGTTGTTCCTGAACTCCAAGCAAGAGGGCTTTATAAAACAGAATATAAAAAAGGCACTCTGAGAGAAAAGATTTTTGAACACACCGATGCCGACCTGCCCGAAGATCATCCTGGCTATGCTTATAAAGTCACGAAAAAAGATCTTAAATTGAAAGGAGAGACGGTCCGATGA
- a CDS encoding acyl-CoA dehydrogenase family protein: protein MAIADTIPILRKAEELSKTFSDRAAYYDENNLFPKENFNDLKQAGFLALTVPKQYGGEGLTLRQFLEFQELIATGDGATALSLGWHLGVILEAGEKQNWRGRAFEQLCRKVVNDQILLNQAATESITGSPSRGGLPSTSAVKKDGGWVLNGTKSFTSMAVALDYSLVTARISGTDTKGTFLVDHRLPGVGVRETWDTISMRATKSDDLYLDHVHIKGEDLLFTHSGKPSPESWYLQVPAVYLGIATAARNEAVSFAQSFSPSTLPGPIKDTPEVQRKIGEIDLELFTCRHVLYGTVDKWEQKPEKRPESASELAATKYVVTNSANRVVDLAMRVIGARSLSRTSPLQRHFRDVRAGLHNPPSDDIVLVNIGRKGLG from the coding sequence ATGGCAATTGCAGATACGATTCCTATTTTACGAAAAGCAGAAGAACTATCCAAAACATTCAGCGACCGGGCTGCTTACTACGATGAGAACAACCTGTTCCCAAAGGAAAACTTCAACGACTTAAAGCAAGCCGGCTTTTTAGCTCTTACCGTACCTAAGCAATACGGTGGTGAGGGCTTAACTCTCAGGCAGTTCCTTGAGTTCCAGGAGCTGATCGCGACCGGGGACGGCGCTACTGCCTTGTCCCTCGGGTGGCACCTCGGTGTAATTTTGGAAGCCGGGGAAAAACAGAACTGGCGGGGAAGGGCTTTCGAACAGTTATGCAGAAAAGTCGTAAATGACCAGATATTATTGAATCAGGCCGCTACTGAATCAATAACGGGAAGTCCTTCAAGAGGAGGGTTGCCATCTACAAGTGCGGTCAAAAAAGACGGTGGATGGGTTCTCAACGGAACAAAATCGTTCACTTCTATGGCTGTGGCACTTGATTATTCTCTTGTCACAGCCCGAATCAGCGGGACGGATACGAAAGGTACGTTTCTTGTTGATCACAGGCTTCCAGGCGTAGGCGTCAGGGAAACTTGGGACACAATCTCCATGAGAGCAACTAAAAGTGACGACCTTTACCTCGATCACGTCCATATTAAAGGGGAAGATCTCTTGTTCACACACTCTGGGAAACCTTCACCTGAAAGCTGGTATTTGCAAGTTCCCGCTGTATACTTGGGAATTGCCACTGCCGCACGAAATGAAGCAGTTTCGTTCGCACAAAGCTTCAGCCCCTCCACTCTGCCCGGGCCGATCAAAGACACACCGGAAGTCCAGCGGAAAATCGGTGAGATCGACCTGGAGCTTTTTACATGTCGCCACGTGCTCTATGGCACAGTGGATAAGTGGGAACAGAAACCGGAAAAGCGGCCTGAGTCAGCATCCGAACTTGCCGCAACAAAGTATGTAGTCACTAATAGTGCAAACCGTGTGGTGGACCTGGCTATGCGTGTCATCGGTGCCAGAAGCCTCTCAAGAACAAGCCCCCTGCAGCGACATTTTCGTGATGTCCGGGCCGGGCTGCATAATCCGCCGTCGGATGATATTGTACTTGTGAATATTGGACGGAAAGGGTTGGGATAG
- the obgE gene encoding GTPase ObgE: MFVDKVNIYVKAGDGGNGIVAYRREKYIPDGGPAGGDGGRGADVVFVVDEGLRTLMDFRYQRHFKAERGENGRPKNQHGKGGKEMVVRVPPGTTVVDQDTGKVIADLTEEGQKHVVVKGGRGGRGNSRFATPANPAPEHAENGQPGEERNLTLELKVLADAGLVGFPSVGKSTLLSVVSAAKPKIADYHFTTLAPNLGVVETEDSRGFVMADLPGLIEGAHSGVGLGHQFLRHIERTRVIVHVIDMSGLEGRDPYEDYLTINEELKQYKMRLTERPQIIVANKMDIPEAEEHLEAFREKVEEGVQIFPISAVTKKGLRDLLHAIADKIETTDEFPLYDEEEKEQRVLYKFEKKEAPFTISRDDDGAFIIEGADIEMAFKMTDFNRDDSVRRFARKMRHMGIDDALREKGAENGDTVRILRYEFEFVE, encoded by the coding sequence ATGTTTGTAGATAAGGTTAATATTTATGTAAAAGCAGGAGACGGCGGGAATGGGATCGTGGCTTACCGTCGTGAGAAGTATATTCCGGATGGCGGCCCTGCAGGTGGTGATGGAGGCCGCGGTGCAGATGTGGTCTTTGTCGTAGACGAGGGTCTTCGTACGCTGATGGATTTTAGATATCAAAGGCATTTTAAAGCAGAACGAGGAGAAAATGGCCGTCCGAAAAACCAGCACGGTAAAGGCGGAAAAGAAATGGTTGTCCGTGTTCCTCCTGGAACAACTGTAGTAGATCAGGATACAGGAAAAGTTATTGCTGATTTGACAGAGGAAGGACAAAAGCATGTGGTCGTCAAAGGCGGACGGGGCGGAAGAGGGAACTCCCGTTTTGCCACACCTGCAAACCCGGCCCCTGAGCATGCTGAAAACGGACAGCCTGGGGAAGAGCGTAACCTGACCCTTGAGTTGAAAGTGCTGGCAGATGCAGGGTTAGTCGGATTTCCAAGTGTCGGGAAGAGTACGCTGTTAAGTGTGGTTTCGGCTGCTAAACCGAAAATTGCAGATTACCATTTCACAACACTTGCACCGAACCTAGGTGTAGTTGAAACAGAAGATTCACGCGGGTTTGTTATGGCCGACCTTCCTGGTTTGATTGAAGGTGCCCACTCAGGCGTGGGACTGGGTCATCAATTTCTTCGTCATATTGAGCGGACAAGGGTAATCGTTCATGTCATTGATATGTCAGGACTTGAAGGAAGGGATCCTTATGAGGATTACCTGACCATTAATGAAGAGCTTAAGCAGTATAAAATGAGGCTCACAGAGCGCCCGCAGATTATTGTGGCAAACAAAATGGATATTCCTGAAGCAGAGGAGCACCTGGAAGCGTTTCGTGAAAAAGTAGAAGAAGGCGTTCAAATCTTCCCGATTTCAGCAGTAACGAAGAAGGGGCTTAGAGATCTTCTGCATGCAATCGCTGATAAAATTGAGACAACCGATGAGTTCCCTCTTTATGATGAGGAGGAAAAAGAACAGCGCGTTCTTTATAAGTTCGAGAAGAAAGAAGCACCGTTTACGATCAGTCGTGATGACGATGGTGCCTTCATCATAGAAGGGGCAGACATTGAAATGGCCTTTAAGATGACGGACTTTAACCGTGACGATTCCGTTCGCCGATTCGCACGTAAAATGCGTCACATGGGAATTGATGATGCATTGAGGGAGAAAGGTGCTGAAAACGGAGATACAGTACGTATTCTTCGCTATGAGTTTGAATTTGTTGAATAA